The Salinispora tropica CNB-440 genome has a window encoding:
- a CDS encoding helix-turn-helix domain-containing protein has translation MNEALRLAMNEAGHTAQTLAERVGVDRKTTTRWLVKDHIPHPAHRTAAADALGVDKEDIWPDTSRRRNPVWFRPWQEFEREATSLRSYQSVVLPGLLQTEAYARAVLSSGGMRGRTEVDRLLATRLSRQAILTKEDPPQFVAVVDEVALRRPVGGRETMRQQAHALLAACEAPHVRMHVVPLTVGAYAGLNGPFVIGTGPDHRMAVYLDSQLEGEMVSTPNDVAAILAAWENVRGEALSHWQSVDLLREVAESWT, from the coding sequence ATGAATGAGGCACTTCGGCTGGCCATGAACGAGGCTGGCCACACCGCTCAGACGCTCGCCGAACGGGTTGGGGTTGACCGGAAAACAACGACTCGGTGGCTCGTAAAGGATCATATTCCGCACCCGGCGCATCGCACGGCGGCGGCGGATGCTCTCGGCGTGGACAAGGAGGACATATGGCCGGACACTTCGAGACGTCGTAATCCGGTGTGGTTCCGCCCGTGGCAGGAATTCGAGCGGGAGGCGACGTCGCTTCGGTCCTATCAGTCCGTTGTGCTGCCGGGCTTGTTGCAGACCGAGGCCTACGCACGTGCGGTGCTGTCCAGTGGGGGAATGCGGGGACGCACCGAGGTTGACCGGCTGCTAGCCACCCGACTGTCGCGTCAGGCCATCCTCACCAAGGAGGACCCACCGCAGTTCGTGGCCGTGGTCGACGAGGTCGCCCTCCGACGCCCGGTCGGTGGCCGGGAGACGATGCGCCAGCAGGCACACGCCCTGCTGGCAGCCTGCGAGGCCCCACACGTCCGGATGCACGTCGTTCCCTTGACCGTCGGCGCCTACGCGGGTCTGAACGGACCGTTCGTCATCGGGACCGGCCCGGATCATCGGATGGCGGTCTACCTGGACAGCCAGCTGGAGGGGGAGATGGTTAGCACCCCGAATGACGTAGCGGCGATACTGGCGGCGTGGGAGAACGTGCGCGGCGAGGCGCTGTCCCACTGGCAGTCAGTTGATCTTCTCAGGGAAGTAGCTGAATCATGGACTTGA
- a CDS encoding DUF397 domain-containing protein — MDLTGARWRTSSRSSGNGGDCVEVADNLPGVVGVRDSKDPTGPVLVFGPASWGAFVAQLPGRD, encoded by the coding sequence ATGGACTTGACCGGTGCACGATGGCGCACGAGCAGCCGCAGCAGCGGCAACGGCGGCGATTGCGTCGAGGTTGCCGACAACCTTCCCGGCGTGGTGGGAGTCCGGGATTCGAAAGACCCGACCGGCCCGGTGTTGGTGTTCGGGCCGGCATCGTGGGGGGCGTTCGTCGCCCAGCTGCCGGGCCGCGACTGA